The following are encoded together in the Zingiber officinale cultivar Zhangliang chromosome 8A, Zo_v1.1, whole genome shotgun sequence genome:
- the LOC122008468 gene encoding vesicle-associated membrane protein 721-like, with protein MGQQSLIYSFVARGTVILAEYTEFTGNFNSIAAQCLQKLPASNNKFTYNCDGHTFNYLVEDGYTYCVVATELVGRQVPIAFLERVKEDFSKRYGGGKAATATANSLSREFGSKLKEHMQYCMDNPEEISKLAKVKAQVSEVKGVMMENIEKVLDRGEKIELLVDKTENLRSQAQDFRQQGTQMRRKMWLNNMKIKLIVLGIIIALILIIILSVCHGFKC; from the exons ATGGGGCAACAGTCGCTGATCTATAGTTTCGTCGCCCGGGGGACGGTGATCCTGGCGGAGTACACAGAGTTCACGGGAAACTTCAACAGCATCGCCGCCCAGTGCCTGCAGAAGCTCCCTGCCAGCAACAACAAGTTCACCTATAACTGCGACGGCCATACCTTCAATTACCTCGTCGAGGATGGATACA CATACTGTGTCGTTGCTACCGAGTTAGTTGGCAGGCAAGTCCCTATTGCCTTTCTTGAGCGGGTGAAGGAGGATTTTAGCAAAAGATATGGTGGAGGAAAAGCTGCAACAGCTACAGCTAATAGCCTCAGCCGTGAGTTCGG GTCCAAGCTTAAGGAACACATGCAATACTGCATGGACAATCCAGAAGAGATTAGCAAGCTTGCCAAGGTGAAGGCTCAGGTTTCTGAAGTCAAGGGAGTTATGATGGAGAACATTGAGAAG GTTCTTGACCGTGGGGAGAAAATTGAGTTGCTTGTTGACAAGACTGAAAATCTTCGCTCCCAG GCACAAGATTTCAGACAACAGGGAACACAAATGCGAAGGAAGATGTGGCTGAATAACATGAAGATTAAGCTCATTGTCTTGGGCATCATTATTGCCCTGATCCTTATCATAATTTTGTCTGTATGCCATGGTTTCAAATGTTAA